The Stenotrophomonas rhizophila genome has a window encoding:
- a CDS encoding APC family permease yields the protein MSAAPEPQLERAVSRWQIVGLSINDVIGSGIYLLPAATVLLLGPFSLWGVVAAGIVVALLVLCYAQAASYFDEPGGSYLYAREAFGRFAGFEIGWMIWLTRISSAAALSNALADAVARFWPWAGHDVGRVLVIVASLGFLTAVNVAGVRSAARTGIVLVIGKMLPLLLFVAIGAFYVDTDLAFSGTRPDPHDLQRMGEAALLLLYAYAGFENIPAAAGEYRNPRRDIPFALITMIITVTVIYGAVQFIAQGTLPGLADSATPLADAAAGFGGEALALILTVGATISILGTNSNTMMMGPRFLFALARDGYGPKLLAQVHPRFRTPAAAIITQGLIALVLALSGSFVQLALLSMTTRLFAYIGTAAAVIVLARRFRDRPGALKLPGGPLIPILALVLCLALFASASWQNIAAALIAFAVGGVIYLLPRKQEG from the coding sequence ATGAGCGCCGCGCCCGAACCGCAATTGGAACGCGCAGTCAGCCGCTGGCAGATCGTGGGGTTGTCGATCAACGATGTGATCGGCAGCGGCATCTACCTGCTGCCGGCCGCGACGGTGTTGTTGCTGGGGCCGTTCAGCCTGTGGGGCGTGGTGGCAGCGGGCATCGTGGTGGCACTGCTGGTGCTCTGCTACGCGCAGGCGGCCAGTTACTTCGATGAACCCGGCGGCAGCTACCTGTATGCGCGCGAGGCGTTCGGGCGCTTTGCCGGGTTCGAGATCGGCTGGATGATCTGGCTGACCCGGATCAGTTCGGCGGCCGCGTTGAGCAACGCGCTGGCCGATGCGGTGGCACGGTTCTGGCCTTGGGCCGGGCACGATGTGGGCCGGGTGCTGGTGATCGTGGCCTCGCTGGGGTTCCTGACTGCGGTGAACGTCGCCGGTGTGCGCTCGGCGGCGCGGACCGGGATCGTGCTGGTGATCGGCAAGATGCTGCCGCTGCTGCTGTTCGTGGCGATCGGCGCGTTCTACGTGGATACCGACCTGGCCTTCTCCGGCACCCGACCGGACCCGCACGACCTGCAGCGCATGGGCGAGGCGGCGTTGCTGCTGCTGTATGCCTATGCGGGCTTCGAGAACATCCCGGCCGCGGCCGGTGAGTACCGCAATCCGCGCCGCGATATTCCGTTCGCGCTGATCACCATGATCATCACGGTGACGGTGATCTACGGCGCGGTGCAGTTCATCGCGCAGGGCACGCTGCCGGGCCTGGCCGATTCGGCCACGCCGCTGGCCGATGCTGCCGCCGGCTTTGGCGGCGAGGCGCTGGCCCTGATCCTCACGGTGGGCGCGACGATCTCCATCCTGGGCACCAACAGCAACACGATGATGATGGGCCCGCGCTTCCTGTTCGCCCTGGCGCGCGATGGCTACGGGCCGAAGCTGCTGGCGCAGGTGCACCCGCGCTTCCGCACGCCGGCGGCGGCGATCATCACCCAGGGCCTGATCGCGCTGGTGCTGGCGTTGTCCGGCTCGTTCGTGCAGCTGGCGCTGCTGTCGATGACCACGCGCCTGTTTGCGTACATCGGCACGGCGGCAGCCGTGATCGTGCTGGCGCGGCGCTTCCGCGACCGCCCCGGCGCATTGAAGCTGCCCGGCGGCCCGCTGATTCCGATCCTGGCGCTGGTGCTGTGCCTGGCGCTGTTTGCCAGCGCAAGTTGGCAGAACATCGCCGCCGCGCTGATCGCGTTCGCGGTGGGCGGGGTGATCTACCTGTTGCCGCGCAAACAGGAAGGATGA
- a CDS encoding L,D-transpeptidase family protein has translation MLSLLRTAFATVLVASALPASALTPVATPLLDNGQMIVVTTDGWDATQGRLQAYARTAQGWQPHGAAFDVAVGRNGSAWGVGVAPAPDGSGPQQPGEPVKQEGDGRSPAGMFRIGPAFGYAPKVASAMPYQPMLESSYCMDVPDSKYYNRIVDADVVGADAVEGSTEPMRLDLHNKGDVRYREGFVIEHNPNAEPRRGSCIFAHLWRTPGEATAGCTAMQPEHMRGLLAWLDPAQRPVFVLLPRAQYQRLQQDWQLPALPKAAR, from the coding sequence ATGCTGTCGCTGCTGCGTACCGCCTTTGCCACCGTGCTGGTTGCCAGCGCCCTGCCCGCGTCGGCACTCACCCCCGTGGCCACGCCGCTGCTGGACAACGGCCAGATGATCGTGGTCACCACCGACGGCTGGGATGCCACCCAGGGCCGCCTGCAGGCCTATGCACGCACCGCGCAGGGCTGGCAGCCGCATGGCGCCGCGTTCGATGTGGCGGTGGGCCGCAACGGCAGCGCCTGGGGCGTGGGCGTAGCGCCCGCGCCGGACGGCAGTGGGCCGCAGCAGCCGGGCGAGCCGGTGAAGCAGGAGGGCGACGGCCGCAGCCCGGCCGGGATGTTCAGGATCGGCCCGGCGTTCGGCTATGCGCCGAAGGTAGCCAGCGCGATGCCCTACCAGCCGATGCTGGAGAGCAGCTACTGCATGGATGTACCGGATTCGAAGTACTACAACCGCATTGTGGATGCCGACGTCGTGGGTGCCGATGCGGTGGAAGGCTCCACCGAACCGATGCGGCTGGACCTGCACAACAAGGGCGACGTGCGCTACCGCGAGGGCTTCGTGATCGAGCACAACCCGAACGCGGAACCGCGCCGGGGCAGCTGCATCTTCGCGCACCTGTGGCGCACGCCGGGTGAGGCCACCGCCGGTTGCACGGCGATGCAGCCCGAACACATGCGCGGCCTGCTGGCCTGGCTGGACCCGGCCCAGCGCCCGGTGTTCGTGCTGCTGCCGCGCGCGCAGTACCAGCGGCTGCAGCAGGACTGGCAGCTGCCGGCCCTGCCCAAGGCCGCACGATGA
- a CDS encoding MurR/RpiR family transcriptional regulator → MPPLVKIRSERDHMSAIERRIADFILDNAHLLRDYSSQQLASALGISQSSVVKFSQKLGFKGYPDLKYSIGQAVARAGNDPAAGPPAAAPGNDYDQLAERLRLSRTAADEETRLANPQADVEAIVQLIDGAPKLFVYGLGDDGLYAREFAMRLSLLGMLTVHHADPILMMANLSAARPGDVLLVFSEFGKLPQLFQLSRQFQDVGGKVVSITRHSANPLRAHADGALVVCAHDPAPHVAQLLYRSALQSLLDFVFVLLCHANPDRHRQLGVNLERIEHLIDT, encoded by the coding sequence ATGCCGCCTCTGGTGAAAATCCGCTCCGAGCGTGACCACATGTCGGCAATCGAACGCCGCATCGCCGATTTCATCCTCGACAATGCCCACCTGCTGCGCGATTACTCGTCGCAGCAGCTGGCCAGCGCGCTGGGCATCAGCCAGTCCAGCGTGGTCAAGTTCAGCCAGAAGCTGGGCTTCAAGGGCTATCCGGACCTGAAGTATTCCATCGGCCAGGCCGTGGCCCGCGCCGGCAACGATCCGGCCGCCGGCCCGCCGGCCGCCGCGCCGGGCAACGATTACGACCAGCTGGCCGAGCGCCTACGCCTGAGCCGTACCGCGGCCGACGAGGAAACCCGGCTGGCCAACCCGCAGGCGGACGTGGAAGCGATCGTGCAGCTGATCGACGGCGCGCCCAAGCTGTTCGTGTACGGGCTGGGCGACGATGGCCTGTACGCGCGCGAGTTCGCGATGCGGCTGTCGCTGCTGGGCATGCTTACGGTGCACCACGCCGACCCGATCCTGATGATGGCCAACCTCTCGGCGGCGCGGCCGGGCGATGTACTGCTGGTGTTTTCCGAATTCGGCAAGCTGCCGCAGCTGTTCCAGCTCTCGCGCCAGTTCCAGGACGTGGGCGGCAAGGTGGTGTCGATCACCCGGCACAGCGCCAACCCGCTGCGCGCGCACGCCGATGGCGCGCTGGTGGTGTGCGCGCACGATCCGGCGCCGCACGTGGCACAACTGTTGTACCGTTCTGCCTTGCAGTCGCTGCTGGACTTCGTGTTCGTGCTGCTCTGCCACGCCAACCCGGACCGCCACCGCCAGCTCGGGGTGAACCTGGAACGGATCGAACACCTGATCGACACCTGA
- a CDS encoding dipeptide epimerase, producing MKITDIELGMLRVPLKTPFKTALRTVDTVEDVVVLVRTDTGHTGYGEAPATAVITGDTHGSIIEAINTFIKPRLVGQDVAELNRNCALIQSSMERNTSAKAAVEIAVYDLWAQLHKAPLYQMLGGGDPVITTDITISVDYIDKMVADSLSAIDRGFESLKIKVGKDIGLDIERVKAIHAAVQGRALLRLDANQGWTAKQAVHAMRTLEEAGVVLELLEQPVKAADISGLKYVTDRVNTPVMADESVFNPGQVFDLIQQRAADIINIKLMKTGGLSNAIRIADIAAIYGVPCMIGCMIESSISVAAAVHLAVAKSEIITKVDLDGPSLGQFNPVTGGVHFNESEITISDAPGLGITEVRGLEMIKPPRW from the coding sequence ATGAAAATCACCGACATTGAACTTGGCATGCTGCGCGTGCCGCTGAAAACCCCGTTCAAGACCGCACTGCGCACCGTGGATACGGTGGAAGACGTGGTGGTGCTGGTGCGCACCGACACCGGCCACACCGGCTATGGCGAGGCGCCGGCCACGGCGGTGATCACCGGCGATACCCACGGTTCGATCATCGAGGCGATCAACACCTTCATCAAGCCGCGCCTGGTCGGCCAGGACGTGGCCGAACTCAACCGCAACTGCGCGCTGATCCAGTCGTCGATGGAGCGCAACACCAGCGCCAAGGCGGCGGTGGAAATCGCGGTGTACGACCTGTGGGCGCAGCTGCACAAGGCGCCGCTGTACCAGATGCTGGGCGGTGGCGACCCGGTGATCACCACCGACATCACCATCAGCGTGGATTACATCGACAAGATGGTGGCCGATTCGCTGTCGGCGATCGACCGTGGCTTCGAGTCGCTGAAGATCAAGGTCGGCAAGGACATCGGGCTGGATATCGAGCGGGTGAAGGCGATCCACGCCGCCGTGCAGGGCCGCGCCCTGCTGCGCCTGGATGCCAACCAGGGCTGGACCGCCAAGCAGGCGGTGCACGCCATGCGCACGCTGGAAGAGGCCGGGGTGGTGCTGGAACTGCTGGAGCAGCCGGTGAAGGCGGCCGACATCAGCGGGCTGAAGTACGTAACCGACCGGGTCAACACGCCGGTGATGGCCGATGAGAGCGTGTTCAACCCGGGCCAGGTGTTCGACCTGATCCAGCAGCGCGCGGCCGACATCATCAACATCAAGCTGATGAAGACCGGCGGGCTGTCCAACGCGATCCGGATTGCCGACATCGCCGCCATCTACGGGGTGCCGTGCATGATCGGCTGCATGATCGAATCGAGCATCAGCGTGGCGGCGGCCGTGCACCTGGCGGTGGCCAAGAGCGAGATCATCACCAAGGTGGACCTGGACGGCCCGTCGCTGGGGCAGTTCAATCCGGTCACCGGCGGGGTACATTTCAACGAGTCGGAGATCACCATCAGCGATGCGCCCGGCCTGGGCATCACCGAGGTGCGCGGGTTGGAGATGATCAAGCCGCCGCGCTGGTAA
- a CDS encoding SH3 domain-containing protein, which translates to MIQASPRRPARPAWLARALLVALTLLPAGATWADAPFAPPAAFGGVTGLREAYLDPAFWASRLPDADRVMLDRAGIAAQNTRMRAEDDSIHDLRALPAQLTRARVLADIQALSRWPTKPLFGEDEQPIPASARTAIEANLALAAIPAERPLQYGLVTHRAALRAFPTALRVFTAQGDTDIDRFQESALFPGDAVAVLHESADGQWLFVTSERYSAWIEKRFVGIGSADTVFGYGQHGPYRVVTGATAFTAFTPEEPRVSRLQLEMGVRVPVLADWPLNQTVNGQQAHAAHVVQLPVRNADGTLALVPALLPRSQDTASDYLPLTPRNVLTQAFKFLGERYGWGHSYDTRDCSGFVSEIYRSFGVLVPRNTSAQAVSPALDRIAFSDKDGKARRNAAVQQLQVGDLVYIPGHVMVTIGQLDGQTWMIHDTAGGSWFGPDGNRVQAHLNGVSVTPLQPMMASDTVSYIDRITNIQRIRPQTP; encoded by the coding sequence ATGATCCAGGCTTCCCCCCGCCGCCCCGCGCGGCCTGCGTGGCTGGCGCGCGCCCTGCTGGTGGCGCTGACGCTGCTGCCCGCCGGCGCGACCTGGGCCGACGCGCCCTTTGCGCCGCCGGCGGCATTCGGCGGCGTTACCGGGTTGCGCGAGGCCTACCTCGACCCGGCGTTCTGGGCGTCCCGGTTGCCCGATGCCGACCGGGTGATGCTGGATCGCGCCGGCATTGCCGCGCAGAACACGCGGATGCGCGCTGAAGACGACTCCATCCATGACCTGCGCGCGCTCCCCGCCCAGCTGACCCGTGCGCGGGTGCTGGCCGACATCCAGGCGCTGTCGCGCTGGCCGACGAAGCCGTTGTTCGGCGAAGACGAGCAGCCGATTCCCGCCAGCGCGCGTACCGCCATCGAGGCGAACCTGGCCCTGGCGGCCATTCCCGCCGAGCGCCCGCTGCAGTACGGGCTGGTGACCCACCGCGCGGCGCTGCGTGCGTTCCCCACCGCGCTGCGGGTGTTCACCGCGCAGGGCGATACCGATATCGACCGCTTCCAGGAATCGGCGCTGTTCCCCGGCGACGCGGTGGCGGTGCTGCATGAAAGCGCGGACGGCCAGTGGCTGTTCGTCACCAGCGAGCGCTATTCGGCGTGGATTGAAAAGCGCTTCGTTGGCATTGGCAGCGCGGACACCGTGTTCGGCTACGGCCAGCACGGACCTTACCGGGTGGTGACCGGCGCCACCGCCTTCACCGCATTCACCCCGGAAGAGCCGCGCGTGTCGCGGCTGCAGCTGGAGATGGGCGTGCGCGTGCCGGTGCTGGCCGATTGGCCGCTCAACCAGACCGTGAACGGCCAGCAGGCGCACGCCGCGCACGTGGTGCAGCTGCCGGTGCGCAATGCCGATGGCACGCTGGCGCTGGTGCCGGCGCTGCTGCCGCGTTCGCAGGACACAGCCAGCGATTACCTGCCGTTGACCCCGCGCAACGTGCTCACCCAGGCGTTCAAGTTCCTGGGCGAGCGCTACGGCTGGGGCCATTCGTACGACACGCGTGATTGCAGCGGCTTCGTGTCCGAGATCTACCGCAGCTTCGGCGTGCTGGTGCCGCGCAATACCAGCGCGCAGGCAGTCAGCCCGGCGCTGGACCGCATCGCCTTCAGCGACAAGGACGGCAAGGCCAGGCGCAACGCGGCCGTGCAGCAGCTGCAGGTGGGCGACCTGGTCTACATTCCCGGCCACGTGATGGTCACCATCGGCCAGCTCGACGGGCAGACGTGGATGATCCACGACACCGCCGGCGGCAGCTGGTTCGGCCCCGACGGCAATCGCGTGCAGGCCCACCTCAACGGCGTTTCGGTGACTCCGCTGCAGCCGATGATGGCCAGCGACACCGTGAGCTACATCGATCGCATCACCAACATCCAGCGCATCCGGCCCCAGACTCCTTGA